A section of the Anas acuta unplaced genomic scaffold, bAnaAcu1.1 SCAFFOLD_341, whole genome shotgun sequence genome encodes:
- the LOC137849229 gene encoding uncharacterized protein isoform X35 produces the protein MSSNLLDLLEVLQATTSKIEVLQPNLVSPNVPKFVSPNLLEVLQPIPTSSNLLDLLQPMSSNLLQVLQAMFSKVEVLQPISTSSNLLHLLHPTSFNLLEVLQAMSSNLEVLQPISTSSNLLHLFSSTLLEVLQPMSSNLEVLHPIPTSSNLLNLLHLFSSNLLEVLHPIPTSSTLLNLLQPMSSTPVEVLQPIPLSSNLLQLFSSNVLQVLQPILMSSNLLDLLHPTSSNLLEVLQLLSSTLFEVLQPIPTSPNLLNLLELLSSNLLDVLRAMFSKVEVLQPIPTFSNLLHPTSSNLLEVLQAMSSKVEVLQPISTSSNLLNLLQPMSSTPVEVLQPIPTSSNLLQLFSSNVLQVLQPILMSSNLLDLLHPTSSNVLQVLQPIPTSSILQELFQPMSSKLIEVLQAMSSNLEVLHPIPTSSNLFKVLQLLASNLLDLHPTSSNVLEVLQAMFSNLEVLHPIPTFSNLLQPMSSNVLQFLHPISTSSNLLQVLQLLASNVFKLLHPIPTSSNLLQLLSSNLFEVLQAMSSTLEVLQPIPTFSNLLHPTSSNLLEVLQLLPSNLDVLQPIPTSSNLLNLLQPTSSNLLEVLQAMSSNLDVLHPIPMSSNLIDLLQLFSSTLLEVLHPLPTSSTLLHLFSSPLPDLLQPLPTPLPLLPLPPRPPPPPRRLPPGPPGHPLHFGHLLPRFGSHAGRLLPRGPPGRRGLPPGPPPPPPPPPPLPPRLPGPPLPPIVPPNPPGGGRRRRGLGPPLPGGRFGGDAGHRLGGPPGHPLGPGRALGLRPLGHQGHRAPPGRVPPPGGPEPGPGGPGGPVAGDFGQGLGGRLEPPRAGAPLGNGGALGGGGPLGGAVSGFWGPAGRFWGPPRGFGGHLRGFWGPQGGFWGPPAGFWGLSGGVWGPPAGFWGPRGGFWGLPGGFWGPPDGFWGPPRGFWGPPGGPQGG, from the exons ATGTCCTCCAACCTCCTTGACCTCCTCGAGGTCCTCCAAGCCACGACCTCCAAAATCGAGGTCCTCCAACCCAACCTtgtgtccccaaatgtccccaaatttGTGTCCCCAAACCTCCTTGAGGTCCTCCAACCCATCCCAACCTCCTCCAACCTCCTTGACCTTCTCCAACCCATGTCCTCCAACCTCCTCCAGGTCCTCCAAGCCATGTTCTCAAAGGTTGAGGTCCTCCAACCCATCTCCACCTCCTCCaacctcctccacctcctccaccccACCTCCTTCAACCTCCTTGAG GTCCTCCAAGCCATGTCCTCAAACCTTGAG GTCCTCCAACCCATCTCCACCTCCTCCAACCTCCTCCACCTCTTCTCCTCCACCCTCCTCGAGGTCCTCCAACCCATGTCCTCCAACCTCGAGGTCCTCCACCCCATCCCAACCTCCTCCAACCTCCTCAACCTCCTCCACCTCTTCTCCTCCAACCTCCTTGAGGTCCTCCACCCCATCCCAACCTCCTCAACCCTCCTCAACCTCCTCCAACCCATGTCCTCCACCCCCGTTGAGGTCCTCCAACCCATCCCCTTGTCCTCCAACCTCCTCCAACTCTTCTCCTCCAACGTTCTCCAGGTCCTCCAACCCATCCTCATGTCCTCCAACCTCCTTGACCTCCTCCACCCCACATCCTCCAACCTCCTTGAGGTCCTCCAACTCTTGTCCTCAACCCTCTTTGAGGTCCTCCAACCCATCCCAACCTCCCCCAACCTCCTCAACCTCCTTGAACTCTTGTCCTCCAACCTCCTTGATGTCCTCCGAGCCATGTTCTCAAAAGTTGAGGTCCTCCAACCCATCCCAACCTTCTCCAACCTCCTCCACCCCACATCCTCCAACCTCCTTGAGGTCCTCCAAGCCATGTCCTCAAAGGTTGAGGTCCTCCAACCCATCTCTACCTCCTCCAACCTCCTCAACCTCCTCCAACCCATGTCCTCCACCCCCGTTGAGGTCCTCCAACCCATCCCAACCTCCTCCAACCTCCTCCAACTCTTCTCCTCCAACGTTCTCCAGGTCCTCCAACCCATCCTCATGTCCTCCAACCTCCTTGACCTCCTCCACCCCACATCCTCCAACGTCCTCCAGGTCCTCCAAcccatccccacctcctccaTCCTCCAAGAACTCTTCCAACCCATGTCCTCAAAGCTCATCGAGGTCCTCCAAGCCATGTCCTCAAACCTCGAGGTCCTCCACCCCATCCCAACCTCCTCCAACCTCTTCAAGGTCCTCCAACTCTTGGCCTCCAACCTCCTTGACCTCCACCCCACATCCTCCAATGTCCTTGAGGTCCTCCAAGCCATGTTCTCAAACCTTGAGGTCCTCCACCCCATCCCAACCTTCTCCAACCTCCTCCAACCCATGTCCTCCAATGTCCTCCAGTTCCTCCACCCCATCTCCACCTCCTCCAACCTCCTCCAGGTCCTCCAACTCTTGGCCTCCAATGTCTTCAAGCTCCTCCACCCCATCCCAACCTCCTCCAACCTCCTCCAACTCTTGTCCTCCAACCTCTTTGAGGTCCTCCAAGCCATGTCCTCCACCCTTGAGGTCCTCCAACCCATCCCAACCTTCTCCAACCTCCTCCACCCCACATCCTCCAACCTCCTTGAGGTCCTCCAACTCTTGCCCTCCAACCTTGATGTCCTCCAACCCATCCCAACCTCCTCCAACCTCCTCAACCTCCTCCAACCCACATCCTCCAACCTCCTCGAGGTTCTCCAAGCCATGTCCTCAAACCTTGACGTCCtccaccccatccccatgtcctcCAACCTCATTGACCTCCTCCAACTCTTCTCCTCCACCCTCCTTGAGGtcctccaccccctccccacctcctccaccctcctccacctcttctcctcccccctccccgaccTCCTCCaacccctccccacccccttgcCCTTactccctctccccccacgacctcctcctcctccccgacGGCTCCCCCCCGGGCCTCCCGGCCACCCGCTCCATTTTGGCCACCTCCTCCCCCGTTTTGGAAGCCATGCTGGCCGGCTCCTTCCCCGAGGCCCACCAGGACGCCGTGGCCTTCCTCCaggccccccgccgccccctcctcctcctcctccactacCTCCACGGCTGCCGgggccccccctgcccccaatTGTCCCCCCCAATCCACCCGGGGGCGGCCGACGGCGCCGTGGCCTTGGCCCGCCGCTACCTGGTGGCCGGTTTGGAGGGGACGCTGGCCACCGCCTTGGTGGCCCCCCCGGCCACCCTCTGGGCCCTGGCCGAGCGTTGGGCTTGCGTCCCCTTGGCCACCAGGGCCACCGGGCTCCTCCTGGccgggtcccccccccgggTGGCCCGGAGCCTGGCCCAGGTGGCCCGGGTGGCCCGGTGGCCGGGGATTTTGGCCAAGGCCTTGGCGGTCGCCTTGAGCCCCCCCGGGCTGGGGCCCCGCTTGGAAATgggggagccctggggggggggggaccccttGGTGGGGCCGTTTCGGGGTTTTGGGGACCTGcggggaggttttggggacccccccgagGATTTGGGGGACACCTCCGAGGATTttggggaccccaaggggggttttggggacccCCAGCAGGATTTTGGGGACTCTCagggggggtttggggacccCCAGCGGGATTTTGGGGACCCCgaggggggttttggggactcccagggggattttggggaccTCCAGATggattttggggacccccccgagGATTTTGGGGACCTCCAGGAGGACCTCAAGGAGGTTGA
- the LOC137849229 gene encoding uncharacterized protein isoform X23 — MSSNLLDLLEVLQATTSKIEVLQPNLVSPNVPKFVSPNLLEVLQPIPTSSNLLDLLQPMSSNLLQVLQAMFSKVEVLQPISTSSNLLHLLHPTSFNLLEVLQPILMSSNLLDLLQFLSSNLLKVLQPIPTFSNLLQPMSSTVFKVLQAMFSKVEVLQLIPTSSNLQKLFQPTSSTLLEVLQPISTSSNLLHLFSSTLLEVLQPMSSNLEVLHPIPTSSNLLNLLHLFSSNLLEVLHPIPTSSTLLNLLQPMSSTPVEVLQPIPLSSNLLQLFSSNVLQVLQPILMSSNLLDLLHPTSSNLLEVLQLLSSTLFEVLQPIPTSPNLLNLLELLSSNLLDVLRAMFSKVEVLQPIPTFSNLLHPTSSNLLEVLQAMSSKVEVLQPISTSSNLLNLLQPMSSTPVEVLQPIPTSSNLLQLFSSNVLQVLQPILMSSNLLDLLHPTSSNVLQVLQPIPTSSILQELFQPMSSKLIEVLQAMSSNLEVLHPIPTSSNLFKVLQLLASNLLDLHPTSSNVLEVLQAMFSNLEVLHPIPTFSNLLQPMSSNVLQFLHPISTSSNLLQVLQLLASNVFKLLHPIPTSSNLLQLLSSNLFEVLQAMSSTLEVLQPIPTFSNLLHPTSSNLLEVLQLLPSNLDVLQPIPTSSNLLNLLQPTSSNLLEVLQAMSSNLDVLHPIPMSSNLIDLLQLFSSTLLEVLHPLPTSSTLLHLFSSPLPDLLQPLPTPLPLLPLPPRPPPPPRRLPPGPPGHPLHFGHLLPRFGSHAGRLLPRGPPGRRGLPPGPPPPPPPPPPLPPRLPGPPLPPIVPPNPPGGGRRRRGLGPPLPGGRFGGDAGHRLGGPPGHPLGPGRALGLRPLGHQGHRAPPGRVPPPGGPEPGPGGPGGPVAGDFGQGLGGRLEPPRAGAPLGNGGALGGGGPLGGAVSGFWGPAGRFWGPPRGFGGHLRGFWGPQGGFWGPPAGFWGLSGGVWGPPAGFWGPRGGFWGLPGGFWGPPDGFWGPPRGFWGPPGGPQGG; from the exons ATGTCCTCCAACCTCCTTGACCTCCTCGAGGTCCTCCAAGCCACGACCTCCAAAATCGAGGTCCTCCAACCCAACCTtgtgtccccaaatgtccccaaatttGTGTCCCCAAACCTCCTTGAGGTCCTCCAACCCATCCCAACCTCCTCCAACCTCCTTGACCTTCTCCAACCCATGTCCTCCAACCTCCTCCAGGTCCTCCAAGCCATGTTCTCAAAGGTTGAGGTCCTCCAACCCATCTCCACCTCCTCCaacctcctccacctcctccaccccACCTCCTTCAACCTCCTTGAG GTCCTCCAACCCATCCTCATGTCCTCCAACCTCCTCGACCTCCTCCAATTCTTGTCCTCCAACCTCCTCAAGGTCCTCCAACCCATCCCAACCTTCTCCAACCTCCTCCAACCCATGTCCTCAACCGTCTTCAAGGTCCTCCAAGCCATGTTCTCAAAAGTTGAGGTCCTCCAACTCATCCCAACCTCCTCCAACCTCCAAAAACTCTTCCAGCCCACATCCTCCACCCTCCTTGAG GTCCTCCAACCCATCTCCACCTCCTCCAACCTCCTCCACCTCTTCTCCTCCACCCTCCTCGAGGTCCTCCAACCCATGTCCTCCAACCTCGAGGTCCTCCACCCCATCCCAACCTCCTCCAACCTCCTCAACCTCCTCCACCTCTTCTCCTCCAACCTCCTTGAGGTCCTCCACCCCATCCCAACCTCCTCAACCCTCCTCAACCTCCTCCAACCCATGTCCTCCACCCCCGTTGAGGTCCTCCAACCCATCCCCTTGTCCTCCAACCTCCTCCAACTCTTCTCCTCCAACGTTCTCCAGGTCCTCCAACCCATCCTCATGTCCTCCAACCTCCTTGACCTCCTCCACCCCACATCCTCCAACCTCCTTGAGGTCCTCCAACTCTTGTCCTCAACCCTCTTTGAGGTCCTCCAACCCATCCCAACCTCCCCCAACCTCCTCAACCTCCTTGAACTCTTGTCCTCCAACCTCCTTGATGTCCTCCGAGCCATGTTCTCAAAAGTTGAGGTCCTCCAACCCATCCCAACCTTCTCCAACCTCCTCCACCCCACATCCTCCAACCTCCTTGAGGTCCTCCAAGCCATGTCCTCAAAGGTTGAGGTCCTCCAACCCATCTCTACCTCCTCCAACCTCCTCAACCTCCTCCAACCCATGTCCTCCACCCCCGTTGAGGTCCTCCAACCCATCCCAACCTCCTCCAACCTCCTCCAACTCTTCTCCTCCAACGTTCTCCAGGTCCTCCAACCCATCCTCATGTCCTCCAACCTCCTTGACCTCCTCCACCCCACATCCTCCAACGTCCTCCAGGTCCTCCAAcccatccccacctcctccaTCCTCCAAGAACTCTTCCAACCCATGTCCTCAAAGCTCATCGAGGTCCTCCAAGCCATGTCCTCAAACCTCGAGGTCCTCCACCCCATCCCAACCTCCTCCAACCTCTTCAAGGTCCTCCAACTCTTGGCCTCCAACCTCCTTGACCTCCACCCCACATCCTCCAATGTCCTTGAGGTCCTCCAAGCCATGTTCTCAAACCTTGAGGTCCTCCACCCCATCCCAACCTTCTCCAACCTCCTCCAACCCATGTCCTCCAATGTCCTCCAGTTCCTCCACCCCATCTCCACCTCCTCCAACCTCCTCCAGGTCCTCCAACTCTTGGCCTCCAATGTCTTCAAGCTCCTCCACCCCATCCCAACCTCCTCCAACCTCCTCCAACTCTTGTCCTCCAACCTCTTTGAGGTCCTCCAAGCCATGTCCTCCACCCTTGAGGTCCTCCAACCCATCCCAACCTTCTCCAACCTCCTCCACCCCACATCCTCCAACCTCCTTGAGGTCCTCCAACTCTTGCCCTCCAACCTTGATGTCCTCCAACCCATCCCAACCTCCTCCAACCTCCTCAACCTCCTCCAACCCACATCCTCCAACCTCCTCGAGGTTCTCCAAGCCATGTCCTCAAACCTTGACGTCCtccaccccatccccatgtcctcCAACCTCATTGACCTCCTCCAACTCTTCTCCTCCACCCTCCTTGAGGtcctccaccccctccccacctcctccaccctcctccacctcttctcctcccccctccccgaccTCCTCCaacccctccccacccccttgcCCTTactccctctccccccacgacctcctcctcctccccgacGGCTCCCCCCCGGGCCTCCCGGCCACCCGCTCCATTTTGGCCACCTCCTCCCCCGTTTTGGAAGCCATGCTGGCCGGCTCCTTCCCCGAGGCCCACCAGGACGCCGTGGCCTTCCTCCaggccccccgccgccccctcctcctcctcctccactacCTCCACGGCTGCCGgggccccccctgcccccaatTGTCCCCCCCAATCCACCCGGGGGCGGCCGACGGCGCCGTGGCCTTGGCCCGCCGCTACCTGGTGGCCGGTTTGGAGGGGACGCTGGCCACCGCCTTGGTGGCCCCCCCGGCCACCCTCTGGGCCCTGGCCGAGCGTTGGGCTTGCGTCCCCTTGGCCACCAGGGCCACCGGGCTCCTCCTGGccgggtcccccccccgggTGGCCCGGAGCCTGGCCCAGGTGGCCCGGGTGGCCCGGTGGCCGGGGATTTTGGCCAAGGCCTTGGCGGTCGCCTTGAGCCCCCCCGGGCTGGGGCCCCGCTTGGAAATgggggagccctggggggggggggaccccttGGTGGGGCCGTTTCGGGGTTTTGGGGACCTGcggggaggttttggggacccccccgagGATTTGGGGGACACCTCCGAGGATTttggggaccccaaggggggttttggggacccCCAGCAGGATTTTGGGGACTCTCagggggggtttggggacccCCAGCGGGATTTTGGGGACCCCgaggggggttttggggactcccagggggattttggggaccTCCAGATggattttggggacccccccgagGATTTTGGGGACCTCCAGGAGGACCTCAAGGAGGTTGA
- the LOC137849229 gene encoding uncharacterized protein isoform X15: MSSNLLDLLEVLQATTSKIEVLQPNLVSPNVPKFVSPNLLEVLQPIPTSSNLLDLLQPMSSNLLQVLQAMFSKVEVLQPISTSSNLLHLLHPTSFNLLEVLQPILMSSNLLDLLQFLSSNLLKVLQPIPTFSNLLQPMSSTVFKVLQAMFSKVEVLQLIPTSSNLQKLFQPTSSTLLEVLQAMSSNLEVLQPIPTSSNLLNVLQLLASNLLEILQPIPTSPNLLQPMSSTPIEVLQPISTSSNLLHLFSSTLLEVLQPMSSNLEVLHPIPTSSNLLNLLHLFSSNLLEVLHPIPTSSTLLNLLQPMSSTPVEVLQPIPLSSNLLQLFSSNVLQVLQPILMSSNLLDLLHPTSSNLLEVLQLLSSTLFEVLQPIPTSPNLLNLLELLSSNLLDVLRAMFSKVEVLQPIPTFSNLLHPTSSNLLEVLQAMSSKVEVLQPISTSSNLLNLLQPMSSTPVEVLQPIPTSSNLLQLFSSNVLQVLQPILMSSNLLDLLHPTSSNVLQVLQPIPTSSILQELFQPMSSKLIEVLQAMSSNLEVLHPIPTSSNLFKVLQLLASNLLDLHPTSSNVLEFLHPISTSSNLLQVLQLLASNVFKLLHPIPTSSNLLQLLSSNLFEVLQAMSSTLEVLQPIPTFSNLLHPTSSNLLEVLQLLPSNLDVLQPIPTSSNLLNLLQPTSSNLLEVLQAMSSNLDVLHPIPMSSNLIDLLQLFSSTLLEVLHPLPTSSTLLHLFSSPLPDLLQPLPTPLPLLPLPPRPPPPPRRLPPGPPGHPLHFGHLLPRFGSHAGRLLPRGPPGRRGLPPGPPPPPPPPPPLPPRLPGPPLPPIVPPNPPGGGRRRRGLGPPLPGGRFGGDAGHRLGGPPGHPLGPGRALGLRPLGHQGHRAPPGRVPPPGGPEPGPGGPGGPVAGDFGQGLGGRLEPPRAGAPLGNGGALGGGGPLGGAVSGFWGPAGRFWGPPRGFGGHLRGFWGPQGGFWGPPAGFWGLSGGVWGPPAGFWGPRGGFWGLPGGFWGPPDGFWGPPRGFWGPPGGPQGG, from the exons ATGTCCTCCAACCTCCTTGACCTCCTCGAGGTCCTCCAAGCCACGACCTCCAAAATCGAGGTCCTCCAACCCAACCTtgtgtccccaaatgtccccaaatttGTGTCCCCAAACCTCCTTGAGGTCCTCCAACCCATCCCAACCTCCTCCAACCTCCTTGACCTTCTCCAACCCATGTCCTCCAACCTCCTCCAGGTCCTCCAAGCCATGTTCTCAAAGGTTGAGGTCCTCCAACCCATCTCCACCTCCTCCaacctcctccacctcctccaccccACCTCCTTCAACCTCCTTGAG GTCCTCCAACCCATCCTCATGTCCTCCAACCTCCTCGACCTCCTCCAATTCTTGTCCTCCAACCTCCTCAAGGTCCTCCAACCCATCCCAACCTTCTCCAACCTCCTCCAACCCATGTCCTCAACCGTCTTCAAGGTCCTCCAAGCCATGTTCTCAAAAGTTGAGGTCCTCCAACTCATCCCAACCTCCTCCAACCTCCAAAAACTCTTCCAGCCCACATCCTCCACCCTCCTTGAGGTCCTCCAAGCCATGTCCTCAAACCTTGAG GTCCTCCAACCCATCCCAACCTCCTCCAACCTCCTCAATGTCCTCCAACTCTTGGCCTCCAACCTCCTTGAGATCCTCCAACCCATCCCAACCTCCCCCAACCTCCTCCAACCCATGTCCTCCACCCCCATTGAGGTCCTCCAACCCATCTCCACCTCCTCCAACCTCCTCCACCTCTTCTCCTCCACCCTCCTCGAGGTCCTCCAACCCATGTCCTCCAACCTCGAGGTCCTCCACCCCATCCCAACCTCCTCCAACCTCCTCAACCTCCTCCACCTCTTCTCCTCCAACCTCCTTGAGGTCCTCCACCCCATCCCAACCTCCTCAACCCTCCTCAACCTCCTCCAACCCATGTCCTCCACCCCCGTTGAGGTCCTCCAACCCATCCCCTTGTCCTCCAACCTCCTCCAACTCTTCTCCTCCAACGTTCTCCAGGTCCTCCAACCCATCCTCATGTCCTCCAACCTCCTTGACCTCCTCCACCCCACATCCTCCAACCTCCTTGAGGTCCTCCAACTCTTGTCCTCAACCCTCTTTGAGGTCCTCCAACCCATCCCAACCTCCCCCAACCTCCTCAACCTCCTTGAACTCTTGTCCTCCAACCTCCTTGATGTCCTCCGAGCCATGTTCTCAAAAGTTGAGGTCCTCCAACCCATCCCAACCTTCTCCAACCTCCTCCACCCCACATCCTCCAACCTCCTTGAGGTCCTCCAAGCCATGTCCTCAAAGGTTGAGGTCCTCCAACCCATCTCTACCTCCTCCAACCTCCTCAACCTCCTCCAACCCATGTCCTCCACCCCCGTTGAGGTCCTCCAACCCATCCCAACCTCCTCCAACCTCCTCCAACTCTTCTCCTCCAACGTTCTCCAGGTCCTCCAACCCATCCTCATGTCCTCCAACCTCCTTGACCTCCTCCACCCCACATCCTCCAACGTCCTCCAGGTCCTCCAAcccatccccacctcctccaTCCTCCAAGAACTCTTCCAACCCATGTCCTCAAAGCTCATCGAGGTCCTCCAAGCCATGTCCTCAAACCTCGAGGTCCTCCACCCCATCCCAACCTCCTCCAACCTCTTCAAGGTCCTCCAACTCTTGGCCTCCAACCTCCTTGACCTCCACCCCACATCCTCCAATGTCCTTGAG TTCCTCCACCCCATCTCCACCTCCTCCAACCTCCTCCAGGTCCTCCAACTCTTGGCCTCCAATGTCTTCAAGCTCCTCCACCCCATCCCAACCTCCTCCAACCTCCTCCAACTCTTGTCCTCCAACCTCTTTGAGGTCCTCCAAGCCATGTCCTCCACCCTTGAGGTCCTCCAACCCATCCCAACCTTCTCCAACCTCCTCCACCCCACATCCTCCAACCTCCTTGAGGTCCTCCAACTCTTGCCCTCCAACCTTGATGTCCTCCAACCCATCCCAACCTCCTCCAACCTCCTCAACCTCCTCCAACCCACATCCTCCAACCTCCTCGAGGTTCTCCAAGCCATGTCCTCAAACCTTGACGTCCtccaccccatccccatgtcctcCAACCTCATTGACCTCCTCCAACTCTTCTCCTCCACCCTCCTTGAGGtcctccaccccctccccacctcctccaccctcctccacctcttctcctcccccctccccgaccTCCTCCaacccctccccacccccttgcCCTTactccctctccccccacgacctcctcctcctccccgacGGCTCCCCCCCGGGCCTCCCGGCCACCCGCTCCATTTTGGCCACCTCCTCCCCCGTTTTGGAAGCCATGCTGGCCGGCTCCTTCCCCGAGGCCCACCAGGACGCCGTGGCCTTCCTCCaggccccccgccgccccctcctcctcctcctccactacCTCCACGGCTGCCGgggccccccctgcccccaatTGTCCCCCCCAATCCACCCGGGGGCGGCCGACGGCGCCGTGGCCTTGGCCCGCCGCTACCTGGTGGCCGGTTTGGAGGGGACGCTGGCCACCGCCTTGGTGGCCCCCCCGGCCACCCTCTGGGCCCTGGCCGAGCGTTGGGCTTGCGTCCCCTTGGCCACCAGGGCCACCGGGCTCCTCCTGGccgggtcccccccccgggTGGCCCGGAGCCTGGCCCAGGTGGCCCGGGTGGCCCGGTGGCCGGGGATTTTGGCCAAGGCCTTGGCGGTCGCCTTGAGCCCCCCCGGGCTGGGGCCCCGCTTGGAAATgggggagccctggggggggggggaccccttGGTGGGGCCGTTTCGGGGTTTTGGGGACCTGcggggaggttttggggacccccccgagGATTTGGGGGACACCTCCGAGGATTttggggaccccaaggggggttttggggacccCCAGCAGGATTTTGGGGACTCTCagggggggtttggggacccCCAGCGGGATTTTGGGGACCCCgaggggggttttggggactcccagggggattttggggaccTCCAGATggattttggggacccccccgagGATTTTGGGGACCTCCAGGAGGACCTCAAGGAGGTTGA